In Bythopirellula goksoeyrii, a single window of DNA contains:
- a CDS encoding TolC family protein, which produces MADRRTILLFVVACLATCGCRSTRQMRDREYAQVIQSVQQANYSPVPAAMAVAPIAPDLEGPQEVDWLIQIALDQNPEVQAARKRIDAAAHQVPVAASLPDPMLGVTSFPAPVQTAAGNQELSLSLSQKLPFYKKLQTASSAAESHTNVARAQLAAVELATIQKVRNAYYELYFIQQAIDVTKIEQQELARIRDAANARYKATLTSQQDVLRAEVELSNTDNELIRFRQQLASAQARLARVLHVSPQTKLRAVDKLSPEQAPDDLARLEERAVTARPELHAQLAALSRDRQKAQLARLDYVPDLTLGATWIDVSNSGISPIRNGDDAVLITAGINVPLYRKRIDSSVKSIEAQAVATAREYDALKDGTLEQVADLFAQAQSQQDMLMLLREDILPKSRQTYEVSSSAYSVGQVDFLQLIDNFRELLRFELSYFRLEASLRQTLAELERVIGGQLPATMENIAVPDLPAPNLEQKQVPEEIDPSLETIRLPPP; this is translated from the coding sequence ATGGCCGATCGTCGAACAATACTGCTATTTGTTGTCGCGTGTCTCGCCACGTGCGGGTGTCGCTCTACGCGTCAGATGCGTGATCGTGAGTATGCACAGGTCATTCAATCTGTTCAGCAGGCGAACTATTCCCCTGTACCTGCAGCTATGGCGGTCGCTCCTATCGCGCCCGACTTGGAAGGACCACAAGAAGTCGATTGGCTTATACAAATTGCCCTCGACCAGAATCCAGAAGTGCAAGCGGCTCGAAAGCGGATCGACGCGGCGGCCCATCAGGTCCCCGTGGCAGCGAGCCTGCCAGACCCTATGCTGGGGGTCACTTCGTTCCCTGCGCCTGTGCAAACTGCGGCCGGAAACCAGGAACTCTCGCTCTCCCTCAGCCAGAAGTTGCCTTTCTATAAGAAGTTGCAGACTGCTTCCAGCGCTGCCGAATCTCACACGAACGTGGCTCGTGCCCAACTGGCAGCCGTCGAATTGGCAACAATCCAGAAGGTGCGCAATGCGTACTATGAACTGTATTTTATCCAGCAAGCTATCGACGTAACCAAAATCGAGCAGCAAGAATTGGCAAGAATCCGTGATGCTGCGAACGCTCGCTACAAGGCTACGCTCACCAGCCAACAGGATGTACTTCGTGCTGAAGTGGAGCTTTCTAATACGGACAATGAATTGATCCGATTTCGGCAACAGCTCGCCAGTGCCCAAGCGAGACTTGCCCGTGTACTGCATGTCTCGCCACAAACGAAACTACGTGCTGTTGACAAACTTTCGCCCGAACAGGCACCAGACGATTTGGCTCGCCTCGAAGAACGGGCTGTCACCGCTCGACCAGAACTACATGCCCAATTGGCCGCACTTTCGCGTGATCGCCAAAAAGCGCAATTGGCCCGACTCGATTACGTTCCGGACCTTACTTTGGGAGCGACCTGGATTGATGTATCCAATTCTGGAATCAGTCCCATCAGGAACGGAGATGATGCAGTGCTGATCACAGCGGGAATCAATGTTCCTCTTTACCGTAAGCGAATTGATTCCTCTGTGAAATCGATTGAAGCCCAAGCTGTTGCGACAGCACGTGAATACGACGCACTAAAAGATGGGACACTAGAACAAGTGGCCGACCTGTTTGCCCAAGCACAGAGCCAACAAGACATGCTAATGCTATTGCGAGAAGACATATTGCCCAAATCAAGACAAACGTATGAGGTTTCCAGTAGTGCGTACTCCGTAGGTCAAGTGGATTTTCTGCAATTGATTGACAACTTCCGAGAGTTGTTACGATTTGAACTTAGCTATTTTCGACTCGAAGCATCGTTACGCCAGACGCTCGCCGAACTGGAACGGGTTATTGGTGGTCAACTTCCTGCGACCATGGAGAATATTGCCGTTCCCGATCTACCAGCACCCAACCTAGAGCAAAAGCAAGTTCCAGAGGAAATTGATCCCTCCTTGGAAACAATCCGCCTGCCACCGCCATAA
- a CDS encoding cytochrome c3 family protein: MSLKWTLIGIPVSAGVILAFWLATPGESTFKQPAAWQRMAEPGALSAAHAHLESNCAACHTSVKGVETANCIICHANNESILQRQPTSFHANINSCVECHLEHQGRASRPTKMDHSVLAEIGLRQLKDDADSQIELLRLQFIIGIYHGSSPHALITSEEAVLDCATCHSNDDRHFQLFGQDCAQCHATDRWTIPEFRHPSPNSLDCAQCHQAPPSHYMMHFKMISARVAGKPHARVDQCFQCHQTTSWNDILGAGWYKHH, encoded by the coding sequence ATGAGCCTCAAATGGACACTCATCGGTATACCTGTCAGTGCTGGCGTAATCCTAGCCTTCTGGTTAGCCACACCGGGAGAATCCACTTTCAAGCAACCGGCTGCCTGGCAACGAATGGCCGAGCCGGGTGCGCTATCGGCTGCTCACGCACATCTAGAAAGCAATTGTGCAGCATGTCACACATCCGTCAAAGGAGTTGAGACTGCCAATTGCATCATTTGTCATGCCAACAATGAATCGATACTACAACGACAGCCGACCTCTTTTCATGCCAATATCAACAGTTGCGTGGAGTGTCATCTGGAGCATCAGGGCAGAGCGAGCCGTCCTACAAAGATGGATCACTCCGTATTGGCAGAGATCGGTTTGCGTCAACTGAAGGACGACGCTGATAGTCAGATCGAGTTGCTGCGCCTCCAATTTATCATTGGCATATACCACGGTTCATCCCCTCATGCCCTCATCACGTCCGAGGAAGCGGTACTGGACTGCGCGACTTGCCACTCTAATGACGACCGCCATTTCCAACTGTTTGGACAAGACTGCGCCCAGTGTCACGCCACGGATCGCTGGACCATCCCCGAATTCAGGCATCCATCTCCTAACTCACTGGACTGCGCCCAATGCCATCAAGCACCTCCCAGCCATTACATGATGCACTTCAAGATGATCTCGGCTCGTGTAGCTGGCAAGCCGCATGCTCGCGTCGATCAATGTTTTCAATGCCACCAAACCACGTCGTGGAACGACATTCTGGGGGCAGGCTGGTATAAGCACCACTGA
- a CDS encoding efflux RND transporter permease subunit, translated as MIKSLLDFCIRERLVVLLACVGIVAYGWYSTKKVPIDAIPNVSENQVIVLSEWMGRSPKDVEDQVTYPLSVALQAVPGAKSVRGKSMFGFSFVQVTFDDSVDFYWARSRVAEQLSTITGKMPEGVTPQLGPDATALGQIYYYVLQPPAGMDLAELRSRQDFFIKYALQSVDGVAEVASIGGYVRQYQVEVDPDALRYHKIPLSQVLEAVKASNIDVGAKTVESSGMEFIVRGKGFIGSGKTEAEAIEQIEKTVVMTREGVPIRVRDIAQVQTGPAFRRGALDFNGEEVVGGVVVMRFGENPREVIERVKEKIASLEPELDGIKIKAVYDRTMLIQETVATLSNALVHETLITIAVMVLFLLHVRASIVISVTLPMAVLMAFIAMKFFGIDANIMSLAGIAIAIGTMVDMGIIVLENIYGHLADWQAAGSPGGERRRVTIIRDGAAEVVPAVITAVSTTIVSFLPVFFLTGRDHRLFSPLAWTKSFALISSLIVAVVVVPMLCRIFLKTSKSSRWSSLGAALGGAALSGGLCHFVWGDHLSAWTTLSLAWATAIAALFGALAGWWMSSEKIRHMEENPVSRFVLWLYAGRLRLALRRKALMMSFPILIFILGLGAWIGLPTVLRPFEKVCAMLGADLNEVPGYVTAKHTFTGLKSDDWIALDEGSWFYMPSLYPAASFSQAMEVLQTQDVLIKAIPEVENVMGKIGRVDSALDPAPAAMVETYVMLKPRDQWREGMTERKIWDEINAVATLPGVTPASPLQPIEGRVVMLQSGIKASMAVRIYGDNLKGLGEAALAVANQLKENYLVNAGTVNPDVVMGKPYYEFEIDREEAARYGMSTMMVNQIVSAGLGGVDVTKTVQGRERYPIQVRYERNLREQLDELRKAPVVTHTGDVVPLERLATVTTTWGPGMINSEDSRLVAHVMFSPSGAKGDLETVEGVMESLRDARESGGLTFPKGNFEMQAVGSFQNQIEANQRLMWIVPTVILINLLLHYLHFRNFPISLIVFSGIPFAAAGGMIAAAIMGVEMNTAMWVGFIALFGLAADDGIVMATYMRDTLKRRTIRNVDDIRLAIYEAGLKRIRPCMMTTITTIMALVPVLLSTGRGADVARAMALPVFGGMLVEPFTTFIVPTLYCAYVEFKMRAGMGDEYWNEEEEGEIPLTASSAA; from the coding sequence ATGATAAAGAGTTTGCTCGATTTTTGTATTCGTGAGCGATTGGTCGTTCTCTTGGCATGCGTTGGCATCGTGGCTTACGGATGGTACTCCACCAAAAAGGTTCCCATCGACGCCATTCCCAACGTAAGCGAAAACCAAGTCATCGTGTTGTCGGAATGGATGGGACGTTCGCCGAAAGATGTCGAAGACCAAGTTACTTATCCACTCTCCGTGGCCCTGCAAGCAGTGCCCGGTGCCAAAAGTGTGCGTGGCAAGAGTATGTTTGGCTTCAGCTTCGTACAAGTGACGTTTGACGACAGTGTCGATTTCTATTGGGCTCGTTCTCGGGTCGCGGAGCAATTGTCGACGATCACTGGCAAAATGCCCGAAGGGGTGACCCCGCAACTTGGTCCTGACGCAACGGCACTAGGCCAGATTTACTATTACGTACTTCAGCCACCCGCAGGCATGGATTTGGCAGAGCTGCGCTCCAGACAGGACTTTTTCATCAAATATGCCTTGCAATCGGTCGACGGAGTAGCAGAAGTTGCCTCGATTGGCGGCTACGTCCGGCAATACCAGGTAGAAGTGGATCCCGACGCACTCCGTTATCACAAGATCCCGCTCAGCCAGGTGCTTGAGGCCGTAAAAGCATCGAATATCGATGTCGGCGCCAAGACGGTCGAATCGAGTGGAATGGAATTTATCGTCCGGGGAAAGGGCTTTATCGGTTCGGGCAAGACCGAGGCCGAGGCGATCGAGCAGATCGAGAAAACGGTAGTGATGACACGTGAGGGCGTGCCAATCCGGGTCCGCGATATTGCCCAGGTGCAAACGGGTCCTGCGTTTCGCCGTGGAGCACTCGATTTCAATGGCGAAGAGGTGGTTGGCGGTGTCGTGGTGATGCGTTTTGGTGAGAATCCCCGGGAGGTCATTGAACGGGTTAAGGAAAAGATCGCCTCGCTAGAGCCTGAGTTGGACGGCATCAAGATCAAGGCAGTCTACGACCGTACGATGCTAATTCAGGAAACGGTCGCCACACTGTCTAATGCATTAGTGCATGAAACGTTGATCACGATTGCCGTGATGGTACTGTTCTTATTGCACGTGCGCGCTAGTATCGTCATCTCCGTCACTCTGCCTATGGCCGTCTTGATGGCGTTCATCGCGATGAAGTTCTTTGGCATAGACGCCAACATTATGTCGCTCGCTGGCATTGCCATTGCCATCGGCACGATGGTCGATATGGGAATTATCGTCTTGGAAAACATCTATGGTCACTTGGCCGATTGGCAGGCAGCGGGCTCGCCGGGAGGTGAGCGCAGACGCGTGACAATTATTCGGGATGGTGCCGCTGAAGTCGTTCCCGCCGTGATTACCGCAGTGAGCACGACCATCGTGAGTTTTCTTCCGGTGTTTTTTCTTACTGGTCGTGACCACCGCTTGTTTTCACCCTTGGCCTGGACGAAATCATTTGCACTCATTTCAAGCTTGATCGTGGCGGTGGTAGTCGTACCAATGCTCTGCCGCATTTTTTTGAAAACCTCAAAGTCCTCTCGGTGGTCAAGTCTAGGGGCGGCATTGGGAGGCGCAGCCCTGAGTGGCGGTCTCTGCCATTTCGTCTGGGGTGACCATCTCTCCGCATGGACGACTTTGAGTCTAGCGTGGGCAACGGCCATAGCTGCTCTATTCGGAGCCTTAGCAGGATGGTGGATGAGCAGTGAGAAAATCCGACACATGGAGGAGAACCCGGTCAGCCGCTTTGTCTTATGGCTTTACGCAGGCAGATTGCGTTTGGCATTGCGTCGCAAAGCCTTGATGATGTCGTTTCCCATACTGATCTTCATACTTGGGCTGGGAGCCTGGATTGGGCTGCCAACCGTACTGCGTCCTTTCGAGAAGGTGTGTGCCATGCTGGGGGCAGACCTCAACGAAGTCCCTGGCTACGTCACTGCCAAACACACGTTTACAGGACTAAAATCGGACGATTGGATCGCGCTGGACGAAGGAAGCTGGTTCTACATGCCAAGCCTCTATCCTGCGGCAAGTTTTTCTCAGGCGATGGAAGTTCTGCAAACTCAGGATGTGCTCATTAAAGCAATTCCTGAAGTAGAGAATGTGATGGGCAAGATTGGCCGTGTTGATTCGGCACTCGACCCGGCCCCGGCGGCGATGGTTGAAACCTATGTGATGCTCAAGCCTCGGGACCAGTGGCGGGAAGGGATGACTGAGCGAAAGATTTGGGATGAAATCAATGCCGTGGCAACACTGCCCGGTGTGACTCCCGCTTCACCACTCCAGCCTATCGAAGGACGTGTGGTGATGCTGCAAAGTGGTATTAAGGCGTCCATGGCAGTGCGGATCTATGGGGATAACCTCAAAGGTTTGGGTGAAGCAGCCTTAGCAGTTGCTAACCAACTCAAGGAGAACTATTTGGTTAACGCTGGCACCGTCAACCCTGATGTCGTCATGGGGAAACCCTATTACGAATTCGAGATCGACCGCGAAGAGGCGGCTCGTTACGGCATGTCAACCATGATGGTTAATCAGATTGTCTCAGCAGGTCTCGGGGGGGTGGATGTCACCAAGACGGTGCAAGGTCGGGAACGCTACCCAATTCAAGTTCGTTATGAACGCAACCTGCGAGAGCAGCTCGATGAATTGCGTAAGGCTCCAGTCGTCACTCATACCGGTGATGTTGTGCCCCTAGAGCGACTAGCGACTGTGACGACTACTTGGGGACCTGGAATGATTAACAGTGAGGATTCACGACTAGTTGCACATGTGATGTTTTCCCCTTCGGGTGCCAAGGGTGATTTGGAGACTGTAGAGGGTGTCATGGAATCCTTGAGAGATGCTCGTGAAAGTGGCGGACTGACATTTCCAAAAGGCAACTTTGAAATGCAAGCGGTTGGCTCATTCCAAAATCAGATCGAGGCTAACCAACGATTAATGTGGATTGTGCCCACAGTGATTCTCATCAATTTGTTATTACACTACCTTCATTTCCGAAACTTTCCCATCTCTTTGATCGTTTTCTCAGGTATTCCCTTTGCTGCTGCCGGAGGCATGATCGCGGCGGCCATTATGGGTGTCGAGATGAATACAGCCATGTGGGTTGGCTTTATCGCGTTGTTTGGTTTGGCAGCCGACGACGGAATTGTGATGGCAACCTACATGCGTGATACACTCAAACGTCGCACCATTCGCAATGTAGACGACATTCGACTTGCCATCTACGAAGCCGGACTTAAGCGGATTCGACCGTGTATGATGACCACGATTACCACGATCATGGCCTTAGTGCCGGTGTTGCTGTCGACTGGACGAGGGGCGGACGTGGCGAGGGCAATGGCTTTGCCGGTCTTCGGAGGCATGCTCGTCGAACCATTTACCACCTTCATTGTACCAACTCTGTACTGTGCTTACGTGGAGTTCAAGATGCGCGCTGGTATGGGGGACGAATATTGGAACGAAGAGGAAGAGGGAGAAATTCCACTGACGGCTTCGTCAGCCGCATAA
- a CDS encoding 2Fe-2S iron-sulfur cluster-binding protein, giving the protein MIFKTAIIVLLAASLASSSNAQISPEEHASHHPGQSQGGEPPDAQSSGTPNPGPAGGMGGPGGMMGGGMGGMMEGMMEKMGAPKPKQIYPQLMALPDLPMEQRAAIEQEAHLRMIEGTKLLAQGLDELTRAAPTNHFDAMQSATAKMREGLAQFESGLAAHRAIAEGKAPQNVALQWFKREMNLLPPPGTQHTGFRLWGMTLFHTLLMVVLVLFAVAMIAMYFFKMRRASALLEKLAMAETANGPATEMALPANSPPSNASTASSSSTNAKDAAKSSAAMAADCCDNSEETCPSNEKATDRSDISEGLLPIRKKKLCRLRVARIDQETPDVKTFRLVACHGGGIPFSYLPGQFLTLKLPVGEKPIRRSYTISSSPTQGYYCEITVKREEYGTGSRFLHDQVKVGDTLEVQAPSGKFVFTGKESEDIVLIGGGVGITPMMSVTRALTDMAWNGDIYFIVACHDPEHFIFESKLRRLQERHDNLHIFVAMSRIKEDINGYRKARLSRELLTEWVPSIAAKRIHICGPPAMMDAVKEMLMELDVPPENIHSENFGGEQKPRVRAEQRAKIAETDIAETGGTVTFSKSAKSTEFQPDETILEASERVGVDIDYSCRIGTCGVCIVKLLSGKVSMEVEDGLEPEEKKLGMILSCQAKSTGSVAVEA; this is encoded by the coding sequence ATGATATTTAAGACAGCTATCATTGTGTTGCTTGCCGCTAGCTTGGCGTCTTCTAGCAACGCTCAAATCTCCCCCGAAGAACACGCAAGTCATCACCCTGGTCAATCCCAAGGAGGTGAGCCGCCTGATGCTCAGAGCAGTGGAACACCAAATCCTGGTCCCGCAGGTGGAATGGGCGGCCCAGGTGGGATGATGGGTGGTGGCATGGGCGGAATGATGGAGGGCATGATGGAGAAGATGGGTGCGCCCAAGCCCAAGCAGATCTATCCCCAGCTAATGGCGTTGCCCGATTTGCCGATGGAACAGCGGGCTGCCATCGAGCAGGAAGCACACCTGCGAATGATCGAAGGCACAAAACTTCTAGCTCAGGGACTTGACGAGCTGACTCGTGCAGCGCCGACGAACCACTTCGATGCGATGCAATCGGCCACCGCCAAAATGCGCGAGGGCCTGGCACAGTTTGAAAGTGGTCTGGCTGCCCATCGAGCGATAGCCGAAGGGAAAGCACCGCAAAACGTGGCTCTGCAATGGTTTAAGCGTGAAATGAACCTGCTTCCACCACCGGGTACGCAACACACTGGCTTTCGGCTGTGGGGTATGACACTTTTTCACACCCTGCTGATGGTGGTGTTAGTTCTCTTCGCCGTTGCCATGATTGCCATGTATTTTTTCAAAATGCGCCGTGCATCGGCGTTACTGGAGAAGCTGGCCATGGCTGAAACAGCCAATGGACCTGCAACGGAGATGGCTTTGCCAGCTAACAGCCCGCCGTCAAATGCATCGACGGCCTCCAGCTCTTCAACAAATGCGAAAGATGCTGCTAAATCGTCTGCGGCGATGGCCGCCGATTGTTGCGATAATTCGGAAGAGACTTGTCCCAGCAACGAGAAAGCAACAGATCGATCAGATATTTCGGAAGGCCTGCTGCCAATCCGCAAGAAGAAACTTTGTCGGTTACGGGTTGCCCGCATCGACCAGGAAACGCCCGACGTAAAAACTTTTCGGCTTGTCGCTTGTCATGGTGGCGGCATCCCTTTCAGCTATCTTCCCGGTCAGTTTCTCACCTTGAAACTACCTGTCGGCGAGAAACCGATCCGAAGGAGCTACACCATCTCTTCGTCACCAACACAAGGATACTATTGTGAAATTACGGTCAAGCGAGAGGAGTATGGCACTGGCTCGCGTTTTCTTCATGATCAGGTCAAGGTGGGTGACACTCTCGAAGTGCAAGCGCCAAGTGGAAAATTCGTATTCACGGGTAAAGAATCGGAAGACATTGTCTTGATCGGCGGTGGCGTGGGTATCACACCGATGATGAGCGTGACCCGCGCCCTAACAGACATGGCATGGAACGGCGACATCTACTTTATCGTGGCCTGCCATGATCCTGAGCATTTCATCTTTGAATCTAAGCTAAGAAGGCTTCAGGAACGGCACGATAATCTACATATCTTTGTCGCAATGAGTCGCATCAAAGAAGACATCAATGGCTATCGCAAAGCTCGTCTCTCGCGAGAACTGCTAACCGAATGGGTCCCTTCCATCGCGGCCAAACGGATCCACATCTGTGGACCTCCAGCAATGATGGATGCGGTCAAGGAAATGCTAATGGAACTCGATGTGCCGCCAGAGAACATCCATAGCGAGAACTTTGGTGGCGAGCAAAAGCCACGTGTGCGAGCTGAGCAACGGGCGAAAATTGCCGAGACGGACATCGCGGAGACCGGCGGTACGGTTACTTTCAGTAAGTCAGCCAAGTCGACGGAGTTCCAGCCGGATGAGACCATCTTGGAGGCATCCGAACGAGTCGGCGTTGACATCGACTATTCATGCCGAATCGGAACATGCGGGGTTTGTATTGTCAAACTTCTGTCAGGAAAAGTATCGATGGAAGTCGAGGACGGACTAGAGCCAGAAGAAAAGAAATTGGGAATGATTCTTTCGTGTCAAGCGAAGTCCACAGGCAGCGTGGCCGTGGAGGCGTGA
- a CDS encoding PP2C family protein-serine/threonine phosphatase has product MFSRSIRTQLLFAVNLPLVVLVTVFLVYDYNRMMGERVIDMHLALEEEAKTLLPAITRLSKGGTHDVQQYIDSVCEQMQTEKSPGHHIAVQTPSETLQATSHGRESPEMLAALHRAGDSSTGRASISNQEFVVGTAKSNKFIVYVAERLSNVKHRVRQAAIRRLSGILIAFVSVALLVNILLLRAVTHPVQKLVATVQQIGRGLFDVKFDSFNNAEMDYLATEINTMSQSLASADRNRKMQMAKAREIQQNLLPKNISSVSLRIAQLFEPAEDIGGDFYDILSLHDGSWLICVADVTGHGIPAAMSAAMLKTVLLQAVETQVSPATLLDVVNRRFVAVSLMEDFVSMTLIRVEPSVGQFQYASAGHEPAWLASSEGVLQELTSTGLLVGIDEYATWEEVDFLASTGTRLLLVTDGLSETFNSQGEMFGRARIAQLFNESRKLTIEQTIQRIDEAVRDFRGIASQQDDVTVVLVEMS; this is encoded by the coding sequence GTGTTTAGTAGGTCGATTCGCACTCAATTACTTTTCGCCGTCAACCTACCTCTCGTGGTGCTGGTCACGGTTTTTCTCGTGTACGATTACAACCGCATGATGGGCGAACGAGTTATAGATATGCACCTAGCACTGGAGGAAGAAGCTAAAACTTTGCTTCCGGCCATTACCCGACTAAGTAAAGGCGGCACGCATGACGTACAACAATACATCGACAGCGTATGCGAACAAATGCAAACCGAGAAGTCACCCGGGCATCATATTGCTGTTCAGACTCCATCTGAAACTCTTCAGGCGACTTCGCACGGACGCGAATCGCCGGAAATGCTGGCCGCCCTTCATCGTGCGGGCGATTCATCCACCGGTAGAGCATCGATCAGCAATCAGGAGTTCGTTGTGGGCACCGCCAAGTCGAACAAATTCATTGTTTACGTTGCTGAGAGGCTCTCAAATGTCAAGCACCGGGTCCGCCAAGCAGCAATAAGACGGCTGAGTGGGATACTCATTGCTTTTGTCAGTGTGGCCCTGCTTGTCAACATACTACTATTGCGGGCCGTAACACATCCTGTCCAGAAACTTGTAGCAACAGTTCAGCAGATTGGTAGAGGCTTGTTCGATGTGAAGTTTGATTCTTTCAATAATGCCGAAATGGACTACCTTGCAACTGAGATAAACACTATGAGTCAATCGCTAGCCTCAGCCGACCGAAACCGTAAAATGCAAATGGCAAAAGCGAGAGAGATTCAACAAAACCTTTTGCCGAAGAACATTTCCAGTGTAAGCTTGCGCATCGCACAGCTGTTTGAGCCTGCCGAGGATATCGGAGGTGACTTTTACGATATTCTCTCGCTGCACGATGGGTCATGGCTAATCTGCGTGGCTGATGTTACAGGACACGGAATTCCAGCCGCAATGAGTGCGGCAATGCTCAAGACCGTCTTGTTGCAAGCTGTGGAAACACAGGTATCACCCGCCACATTGCTCGACGTCGTTAATCGACGATTTGTAGCAGTCAGTCTTATGGAAGACTTTGTCTCGATGACTCTTATTCGAGTTGAGCCGAGTGTGGGGCAATTTCAATATGCAAGTGCTGGACACGAACCTGCGTGGCTGGCATCATCCGAAGGAGTTCTGCAAGAATTGACATCGACGGGACTACTAGTTGGAATCGATGAATATGCCACCTGGGAAGAAGTAGATTTCTTAGCATCAACAGGTACTCGTTTGTTACTCGTTACCGATGGATTGAGCGAGACGTTTAATTCACAAGGAGAAATGTTCGGTCGTGCAAGAATTGCTCAATTGTTCAATGAAAGTCGAAAACTCACAATCGAACAGACGATTCAACGGATCGACGAAGCAGTGAGGGATTTCCGTGGCATAGCATCTCAACAAGATGATGTGACGGTCGTACTGGTCGAGATGTCATGA
- a CDS encoding DUF5676 family membrane protein, translating to MQTISIKQLGFALGATAALLYFGCVFVMLTVPHDMTIRFFNSLLHGWDVTSIMRWDMPWWEAITGVLETFILAWLVGAVVALFYNLGNNSRHCETSARTSEVNQ from the coding sequence ATGCAAACCATTAGCATCAAGCAACTTGGTTTTGCTCTCGGAGCTACTGCCGCACTCCTGTATTTCGGCTGTGTCTTTGTCATGCTGACTGTCCCCCATGACATGACCATTCGCTTTTTCAACAGTCTCTTGCACGGCTGGGATGTTACCTCCATTATGCGTTGGGACATGCCGTGGTGGGAGGCAATCACCGGCGTGCTGGAAACCTTTATCTTGGCCTGGCTGGTTGGAGCCGTTGTGGCTCTCTTTTACAACTTGGGAAACAATTCACGACACTGTGAGACATCTGCTCGCACATCAGAGGTAAACCAATGA